Proteins from a single region of Argiope bruennichi chromosome 6, qqArgBrue1.1, whole genome shotgun sequence:
- the LOC129971411 gene encoding lysophospholipid acyltransferase 5-like → MAGIEAGNSGFLGYFADLLGAPEPALRLLFTVLIGYPLALFHRHVLFGTAPIIQHLFFIISGIILGFYNYGFDMFHSILCLFIMYLILVTIGGKFSSVVISFLFFMGYLLIGYYYTGTDEYDIKWTMPQCVLTLRLIGLAWDVYDGQKSEEKLSEEQKKTALKRCPSLLEIGGHMYFFGGFMVGPQFPMKRYLNFVDGTFKEKIFDGNPSCITTGLKSLSQGILILSLQQLGSIFVPEKIFFTDDFVEFPYWKKLLIMGVWSKLVLYKYIAIWLIAEGSCILTGMTYNGTDKNGKDLWDGCTNVKLWYFTVTTTFQGGIRSFNHNTNLWLGQYVYKRLKFLGNRYISQAAALLFLAAWHGLHSGYYICFLNEFIVMYFEKDFESFLTTRFPKVKEMLLQSALKYPVRIFMKVYMDVIMGWCLVPFVFLSWSRYMQAYRSVYFIGFIIYFGWPLVSPILRALIPKAKVEKAE, encoded by the exons ATGGCTGGAATAGAAGCCGGTAATAGTGGATTTTTAGGTTATTTTGCTGATTTGCTAGGCGCTCCAGAGCCTGCTCTGAGATTATTATTTACTGTTCTTATTG gataTCCACTAGCATTATTTCATCGGCATGTTCTTTTTGGAACAGCTCCTATTATACAAcacttattctttattatatctgGAATAATATTAGGATTTTACAATTATG gtTTTGATATGTTTCATTCTATACTGTGTCTGTTTATTATGTACCTCATTCTTGTTACTATTGGAGGTAAATTCAGCTCAGTTGTcatatctttcctttttttcatg gGATACCTTTTGATAGGATATTATTATACGGGTACTGATGAATATGATATAAAATGGACTATGCCACAATGTGTTTTAACTTTACGTTTAATAG GACTTGCTTGGGATGTTTACGACGGACAGAAATCAGAG GAAAAATTGTCTGAAGAGCAAAAGAAAACTGCTCTAAAAAGGTGCCCCTCTTTGTTAGAAATTGGTGGACATATGTACTTCTTTGGTGGATTCATGGTTGGACCTCAG TTTCCTATGAAGAGATATCTAAATTTTGTGGATGGAACattcaaagaaaagatttttgatGGAAATCCATCATg TATTACTACTGGTCTAAAGAGCTTGTCTCAAGGTATTCTCATTTTATCTCTTCAACAATTAGGAAGCATTTTTGTTCCTGAAAAGATTTTCTTTACTGATGATTTTGTG GAATTTCCATATTGGAAAAAGCTTCTAATCATGGGTGTGTGGAGCAAGTTggttttatacaaatatattgcaATCTGGTTAATAGCA GAAGGCAGCTGTATTTTAACTGGCATGACTTACAATGGAAcagataaaaatggaaaagatCTTTGGGATGGATGCACTAATGTGAAATTATGGTATTTCACTGTGACTACAACTTTCCAAGGAGGAATTAGGTCATTCAACCATAATACCAATTTGTGGCTAGGACA gtATGTGTACAAAAGATTGAAGTTCCTTGGTAATCGCTACATTTCACAAGCTGCAGCTCTTCTTTTCCTTGCAGCATGGCATGGTTTGCACTCAGgatattatatatgtttcttGAACGAATTCATTGTTATGTACTTTGAAAAAGAT TTTGAATCATTCCTTACTACTCGCTTCCCGAAAGTGAAAGAGATGTTGCTGCAAAGTGCCTTGAAGTATCCTGTGCGTATCTTCATGAAAGTTTACATGGATGTAATAATGGGTTGGTGCCTTGTGCCCTTCGTCTTCCTATCCTGGTCTCGTTACATGCag GCATACAGATCAGTGTATTTCATTGGcttcattatatattttggatgGCCTTTGGTGTCTCCAATTTTAAGAGCATTGATTCCAAAAGCAAAAGTTGAAAAGGCTGAATAA